In the genome of candidate division KSB1 bacterium, one region contains:
- a CDS encoding FG-GAP-like repeat-containing protein: MKRCRVIGIALSWLLSWSMMIFGQTEPIDSNSGSMIPVASFYGREYIERIGYAVAGAGDVNGDGFDDFLIGTFHNAVMGADAGAVYLFLGHRYLRWTMNDTVNHADARLLGQQAYDAAGYSVACNGDLNGDGLDDMIIGAPAGNDKVPYMPGRVYILFGRKKANWGYYFRLYDNCDAIYEGEGNQDLAGLSVAYIGDLNGDGYDDFLVGAPFRNGKYVDQGQVYLILGRATPWLKTDYLAYADATFIYEVSSAKTGYSVAGIGDVNVDGIPDFAIGAYGASHVFVLYGRPKVNWGKNFDLENADVIIYGENRWSKEGVGWRVAGGSDVNGDGISDLLISATQNSDHGTRSGMVYVLFGKRGGWGVSEISLNNADASYYGEQPGDQAGWGLAMAGDVNGDGFGDILVGTYKDENGPVNGKAYLIKGKASGWQRDVSLTTVPDFCERSPEGIGYAVASAGDFDADGLADYVISAPFNSDIQKWNGKVYLFTSQEVPYEISGQVTYHRTGQPIPQVMVKLDTLAVAADTTDGLGRYQILVRGKHDHTVAMEKLIRSDLGSAVSAYDAALIAQMAVKLSVPDTIHREAGDVNNDGKVSMYDAANTLRCAVQLPALPNTYAGQWVFTPSSMTYDSVTHHYSNQNYVGFVRGDVDGNWRAPGSGLAKSEDGSTGLQFQAVVNGDELRLPIELNFDFSMISFDLHISYPQAFLKLKAVEPSTKIANFQLAVNSELSGQVKAAGFGLQSIVAHGPILVFVFETIKPIDNACQLQIDHFAVNQQCFAARVKLAGAEPLSNLPQRFELLQNYPNPFNGTTLIRFAVPHTGKIRLTIYNLLGEEVNTLIDETVAPGKYHVNWDGKNRNGAAVASGIYIARMDHPSGSEQIKLIYMQ; the protein is encoded by the coding sequence ATGAAACGCTGCAGAGTAATTGGCATTGCTTTGAGCTGGTTGCTCAGTTGGTCGATGATGATATTCGGTCAAACGGAACCAATTGATTCAAATTCTGGGAGCATGATCCCAGTAGCATCATTTTATGGTCGGGAATACATTGAGCGGATCGGCTACGCGGTGGCCGGAGCTGGAGATGTTAATGGGGATGGATTTGACGACTTTTTGATTGGCACCTTTCACAACGCTGTGATGGGAGCCGACGCAGGGGCCGTTTATCTATTTTTGGGTCACCGCTATCTCCGCTGGACAATGAACGATACCGTCAATCATGCAGATGCTCGGCTGTTGGGCCAGCAAGCATATGATGCGGCTGGGTATTCGGTGGCTTGTAACGGCGACCTGAACGGCGATGGTCTGGACGATATGATCATCGGCGCTCCGGCTGGCAATGATAAGGTGCCTTATATGCCTGGACGGGTTTATATTTTGTTCGGCCGCAAAAAAGCCAATTGGGGCTATTATTTCCGCTTGTATGACAATTGCGATGCGATTTATGAGGGCGAAGGCAATCAAGACCTCGCTGGTTTATCAGTAGCCTATATTGGCGATTTGAATGGTGATGGATATGATGATTTTTTGGTTGGTGCACCATTTCGTAATGGGAAGTATGTGGATCAGGGCCAGGTGTACCTCATTTTAGGGCGAGCCACGCCATGGCTTAAGACGGATTATTTAGCCTACGCAGATGCGACATTTATTTACGAGGTAAGCAGTGCTAAAACTGGTTACTCAGTGGCGGGAATTGGAGATGTGAATGTCGATGGGATCCCAGATTTCGCAATAGGCGCTTATGGAGCCAGTCACGTGTTTGTCCTGTATGGACGACCCAAAGTCAATTGGGGGAAAAATTTTGATCTGGAAAATGCAGATGTGATAATCTATGGCGAGAACCGATGGTCGAAGGAAGGTGTGGGTTGGCGGGTAGCGGGGGGCAGTGATGTCAATGGCGATGGCATCTCCGATCTGTTGATCTCGGCCACGCAAAATAGCGATCACGGAACTCGCTCTGGAATGGTCTATGTGTTGTTCGGCAAGAGAGGCGGCTGGGGCGTCTCGGAGATCTCTCTCAATAACGCCGATGCCTCATATTATGGTGAGCAACCAGGCGACCAAGCCGGATGGGGATTGGCGATGGCCGGGGATGTCAATGGTGATGGTTTCGGCGATATCCTGGTTGGGACTTATAAAGATGAAAATGGCCCAGTTAATGGTAAAGCCTATCTCATCAAAGGAAAAGCCTCTGGCTGGCAAAGAGATGTTTCCTTGACTACTGTGCCAGATTTTTGTGAGCGAAGTCCTGAGGGCATTGGGTATGCGGTCGCTTCGGCCGGCGATTTTGACGCGGATGGCCTCGCCGATTATGTGATTAGCGCGCCGTTCAACAGCGACATACAAAAATGGAACGGCAAGGTATATCTGTTCACCAGCCAGGAGGTGCCCTATGAAATTTCAGGACAGGTGACCTATCATCGAACTGGCCAACCCATTCCTCAAGTGATGGTGAAATTGGATACGCTTGCTGTTGCCGCTGATACCACCGATGGACTGGGTCGCTATCAAATTTTAGTGCGCGGCAAGCACGATCACACCGTTGCCATGGAAAAACTGATCAGAAGCGATCTGGGATCAGCCGTCAGCGCTTATGATGCGGCGTTGATCGCTCAAATGGCAGTGAAATTGTCTGTGCCCGATACCATCCATCGCGAAGCTGGTGATGTGAATAACGATGGCAAGGTCAGTATGTACGATGCCGCAAACACACTCCGCTGCGCCGTGCAATTACCAGCATTGCCGAACACTTATGCTGGCCAATGGGTTTTTACCCCTTCCAGCATGACTTATGATTCCGTTACCCACCATTATTCAAACCAGAACTACGTTGGTTTTGTTAGAGGTGATGTGGACGGCAACTGGCGGGCGCCTGGCTCTGGGTTGGCAAAAAGCGAAGATGGTAGCACGGGGCTGCAATTTCAGGCTGTTGTCAATGGCGATGAGCTTCGGTTGCCCATAGAATTAAATTTCGATTTCTCCATGATCTCTTTCGATCTCCACATCAGCTATCCCCAAGCATTCTTAAAATTGAAGGCGGTTGAACCTTCAACAAAGATCGCTAATTTTCAATTAGCTGTCAATTCTGAACTCAGCGGACAGGTGAAGGCGGCTGGCTTTGGCCTACAATCTATTGTTGCCCATGGGCCTATTTTGGTTTTCGTTTTTGAAACGATCAAGCCGATCGATAACGCTTGCCAGCTTCAGATCGATCATTTTGCAGTGAATCAGCAATGTTTCGCTGCGAGGGTAAAGTTGGCGGGTGCTGAACCCTTATCTAATTTGCCGCAACGGTTCGAGCTCCTTCAAAATTATCCCAATCCCTTCAATGGCACAACTCTCATACGATTTGCGGTTCCGCATACTGGTAAGATTCGATTGACCATTTATAATTTGCTTGGAGAAGAAGTGAATACACTGATCGATGAGACGGTAGCGCCAGGCAAATATCATGTGAATTGGGATGGAAAAAATAGAAATGGAGCCGCTGTTGCCTCAGGAATTTACATTGCGAGAATGGACCATCCATCAGGATCGGAGCAGATTAAGCTCATCTATATGCAATAG